A genome region from Neptunomonas japonica JAMM 1380 includes the following:
- a CDS encoding fatty acid--CoA ligase, producing MKTKILDPSQNAHQSPLLIKSLLLSGQRYEPNHEIVYSDVLRYDYKTLNQRICKLANVLTEAGVQAGDTVAVMDWDSHRYLEAYFAVPMIGAVLHHVNVRLSLDQIIYTMDHAEDNYVLVHDDFLILAEQFGEQIPSVRGYVQLSDKANAAQTSLNTLGEYEALLASASAQYDFPDFDENSIATTFYTTGTTGNPKGVYFSHRQLVLHTLNMAATLGCYEGQPLLRSNDVYMPMTPMFHVHAWGVPYTATMLGIKQVYPGRYEPNKLVELFAKEKVTFSHGVPTVLQMILDSDAAKTTDLTGWKMLTGGSAPTLGMAKHMAERGIEFFTAYGMSETCPLLTATYLHHDDLAQPMEEQMSERIKTGVPVGLVDLRIVDPAGNEVIHDGEAMGEVVVRAPWLTQGYYKEPEKSDELWENGWLHTGDVASISPDGTLEIKDRIKDVIKTGGEWISSLELENLISQSEAVNQVAVVGVPDVRWGERPFAMIVPAEGHSIDAEDIHKHLQQYVASGQIAKWAIPERVSIVDEIPKTSVGKINKKLIRDQVDN from the coding sequence ATGAAAACTAAAATACTCGACCCCTCTCAGAATGCCCATCAATCTCCGTTACTGATTAAAAGCTTACTGCTCTCTGGTCAGCGATACGAACCAAATCACGAAATTGTCTATAGTGATGTTTTGCGTTATGACTATAAAACGCTTAACCAGCGTATCTGTAAGTTAGCTAATGTATTAACAGAAGCTGGAGTGCAGGCAGGCGATACGGTGGCAGTGATGGATTGGGATAGCCATCGTTATTTAGAGGCTTATTTTGCGGTGCCCATGATTGGTGCGGTATTACATCATGTGAATGTACGTTTGAGTCTTGATCAGATCATCTACACGATGGATCATGCCGAAGATAACTATGTGTTGGTACATGATGACTTTCTCATTTTAGCTGAGCAGTTTGGCGAGCAAATTCCAAGTGTGCGTGGTTACGTGCAGTTATCAGATAAGGCAAATGCTGCACAAACTAGTTTAAATACCTTGGGTGAGTATGAGGCATTGTTGGCTAGCGCATCTGCTCAGTATGATTTCCCAGATTTTGATGAGAACTCAATAGCGACTACTTTTTATACTACCGGTACTACGGGGAATCCAAAAGGCGTTTACTTTTCGCACCGCCAGCTCGTGTTACATACATTGAATATGGCTGCGACGTTAGGCTGTTACGAAGGTCAGCCTTTGTTGCGCTCAAACGATGTCTATATGCCGATGACACCGATGTTCCATGTGCATGCGTGGGGTGTTCCTTACACGGCAACCATGCTAGGTATTAAGCAAGTGTATCCGGGCCGCTATGAACCAAATAAGCTGGTTGAGCTGTTTGCCAAAGAGAAGGTGACTTTTTCGCATGGTGTCCCCACAGTCTTACAGATGATTCTTGATAGTGATGCCGCTAAAACGACCGACTTAACGGGTTGGAAAATGCTTACTGGCGGTAGTGCGCCAACCTTGGGTATGGCGAAGCATATGGCAGAACGGGGCATTGAGTTTTTCACCGCTTATGGTATGTCTGAAACCTGCCCACTATTAACGGCGACCTATTTACATCATGATGATCTTGCTCAACCCATGGAAGAGCAAATGTCTGAGAGGATTAAAACCGGTGTGCCAGTTGGCTTGGTTGATCTGCGCATTGTAGACCCGGCGGGTAACGAGGTTATCCATGATGGAGAAGCGATGGGTGAGGTTGTAGTACGTGCACCGTGGTTAACACAGGGCTATTACAAAGAACCCGAAAAAAGTGATGAGCTCTGGGAAAACGGCTGGTTACATACCGGAGATGTGGCTTCTATATCACCTGATGGTACGTTAGAGATTAAAGACCGTATTAAGGATGTGATTAAGACCGGTGGTGAGTGGATCTCTTCTCTAGAATTAGAAAATCTGATTAGCCAAAGTGAAGCGGTGAATCAGGTCGCTGTTGTAGGTGTACCCGATGTACGTTGGGGGGAGCGTCCGTTTGCGATGATTGTTCCTGCAGAAGGTCACTCAATTGATGCGGAGGATATTCATAAGCATCTTCAGCAATATGTGGCGAGTGGCCAAATTGCTAAGTGGGCTATTCCTGAGCGTGTCAGTATTGTTGACGAGATACCTAAAACCAGTGTTGGTAAGATCAATAAGAAATTGATTCGTGATCAAGTCGATAACTAA
- a CDS encoding TonB-dependent receptor domain-containing protein, whose protein sequence is MKKLSNTVLATACCYSSLVAAQTTNLNEILVTASRTAQSVDETLASVTLITRKDIERSQAITVADILQKTPGVMITNRGGIGKSSSIFLRGTSSKNSLIVIDGIRVGSATLGQVSVEELNLSQIERIEIVRGPRSSLYGSDAAGGVIQIFTRRGAGRLTPSFTISAGSDGTSLAEVGLQGGDQNRWFNVTASGITTDGFDAKTTGNIDDDGYHNQGLHLRLGQRFDGGHELEGFFSITDSESEYDDFSSDRSDTLTKVMGASGTFAVSDMWLVNVSAGRSWNKTKAFSGSAFKSRHETVRDSFTIQNDLLISDDNQLIFGLDYINDQIDTNNAYVVTDRNNWAGFAQYQLTLGKSDLQFSARVDDNEQFGSYTTGGIAWGIPLNNNLKLVTSYGTAFKAPSFNDLYYPSDAYGGGNADLVPEESDTFELSLRGKYQDVNWQASLYQTTFKDMIAWAPSPTVLYPYRWLPSNINSARIRGLELSADYQWQQWLLSGNLSFLDPEVRSGANKGNRLARRADRILNLNLDRNFGALTLGATLHAEGRRYTSDSNTSSLEGFGTVDLRATYQLAPAWQVRAKLSNLLDKQYQTISGYNQAGSTALFTLAYQPQ, encoded by the coding sequence ATGAAAAAACTTTCCAACACCGTTTTAGCAACGGCGTGCTGTTATTCCTCTTTGGTTGCAGCCCAAACAACCAATCTTAATGAAATATTAGTAACAGCTTCTCGTACTGCTCAGTCTGTTGATGAAACGCTGGCTTCAGTTACCTTAATAACACGTAAAGATATTGAGCGTTCACAAGCAATTACAGTGGCTGATATTTTACAAAAAACTCCCGGTGTAATGATTACCAACAGAGGTGGTATTGGTAAATCCAGTAGTATTTTCCTACGCGGCACATCGTCTAAAAATTCATTGATTGTGATTGATGGTATCCGTGTTGGTTCAGCTACGCTAGGGCAAGTAAGTGTTGAGGAACTTAATCTTAGTCAGATTGAACGTATTGAGATTGTTCGTGGACCACGTTCATCTTTGTATGGTTCGGATGCTGCCGGTGGCGTTATCCAAATTTTCACACGCCGTGGTGCGGGTAGGCTGACGCCTTCTTTTACCATTTCAGCAGGCTCAGATGGTACATCTTTAGCTGAAGTTGGTTTGCAGGGTGGTGATCAAAACCGTTGGTTTAATGTAACTGCATCAGGCATTACGACGGATGGGTTTGATGCAAAAACGACGGGAAATATCGACGATGATGGTTATCACAATCAAGGCTTACATTTACGACTGGGGCAGCGTTTTGATGGAGGCCATGAGCTTGAAGGCTTTTTTTCTATCACTGATTCTGAAAGTGAATATGATGACTTTAGTTCGGATCGAAGCGATACGCTAACTAAAGTCATGGGTGCAAGTGGCACTTTTGCTGTATCTGATATGTGGCTTGTTAATGTGTCTGCAGGTCGAAGCTGGAACAAGACAAAAGCATTTTCTGGTAGCGCATTTAAAAGCCGTCATGAGACAGTACGTGACTCTTTTACTATTCAAAACGATCTGTTAATAAGTGATGATAATCAGCTTATTTTTGGTTTGGACTACATAAACGATCAAATAGACACAAACAATGCTTATGTTGTGACTGATCGCAACAACTGGGCAGGTTTTGCTCAATACCAGCTAACATTAGGCAAATCTGATCTGCAGTTCAGTGCTCGTGTTGATGATAACGAGCAATTTGGTTCCTACACAACAGGCGGTATTGCTTGGGGAATTCCATTAAATAATAACCTCAAGCTGGTTACTTCTTATGGAACCGCTTTTAAAGCACCTTCGTTTAACGATTTGTACTATCCTTCAGATGCCTACGGGGGCGGTAATGCTGATCTTGTACCAGAAGAATCAGACACCTTTGAGTTGAGCTTGAGAGGGAAGTATCAGGACGTTAATTGGCAAGCCTCACTTTATCAAACAACCTTTAAAGACATGATTGCGTGGGCGCCTTCGCCAACGGTTCTATATCCCTACAGATGGTTACCTAGCAATATCAACTCAGCACGCATCCGTGGATTAGAGCTAAGTGCTGATTATCAATGGCAGCAATGGTTGCTGAGCGGTAATCTTTCATTTCTTGATCCTGAAGTCCGTTCAGGTGCTAATAAGGGTAACCGTTTAGCACGTCGAGCTGACAGAATTCTCAATCTTAATCTTGATCGTAATTTTGGTGCACTGACTTTAGGTGCAACATTACATGCTGAAGGTCGTCGTTATACCAGCGATAGTAATACAAGCTCTTTAGAAGGCTTTGGTACTGTCGATCTGCGTGCAACGTATCAGTTAGCACCGGCATGGCAAGTACGCGCCAAGCTAAGCAACTTACTAGATAAGCAGTATCAAACCATTAGTGGTTATAACCAGGCGGGTTCAACTGCCTTGTTTACACTGGCTTATCAACCTCAATAA
- the cobO gene encoding cob(I)yrinic acid a,c-diamide adenosyltransferase, translated as MSDKHLSDSSELTEEQQREERYLARMKRKKEIIDQSIARADQDRGVCLVHTGNGKGKSSSAFGMVARALGHDMQVGVVQFIKGAFSTGEEAFFRRFPEVQYYVMGEGFTWETQDKERDIAAATKAWKQSEKLLNDENITLVVLDELNIALKYKYVDLQQVIKAVESRPVNQHVVITGRGAPQALIDIADTVTEMQVVKHAYQAGIKAQKGVEL; from the coding sequence ATGAGTGATAAACACTTGTCTGATTCATCTGAGTTAACGGAAGAACAGCAGCGAGAAGAACGTTACCTCGCTCGTATGAAACGTAAAAAAGAGATAATAGATCAGTCTATTGCGCGTGCTGATCAAGATCGCGGCGTATGCCTTGTTCATACCGGTAATGGTAAAGGCAAGAGCAGTTCGGCCTTTGGCATGGTTGCACGTGCGTTGGGCCACGATATGCAGGTTGGCGTTGTGCAATTTATTAAAGGTGCTTTCAGTACCGGCGAAGAAGCGTTTTTTAGGCGCTTCCCTGAAGTGCAGTATTACGTGATGGGTGAAGGATTCACGTGGGAAACACAAGATAAAGAGCGTGATATTGCAGCCGCAACTAAAGCATGGAAGCAATCTGAGAAACTTCTCAATGATGAAAATATTACCTTAGTTGTCTTGGATGAACTAAACATTGCGCTTAAATATAAATATGTTGATTTACAACAGGTCATTAAGGCAGTTGAGAGTCGCCCTGTGAATCAACATGTGGTTATTACTGGCCGTGGTGCGCCGCAAGCGTTAATAGATATTGCTGATACCGTAACTGAGATGCAGGTTGTAAAGCATGCTTATCAGGCGGGCATTAAGGCGCAAAAAGGGGTTGAGCTGTGA
- a CDS encoding cobyrinate a,c-diamide synthase produces MSDQLLQSSSSNNAILCPALFICAPASGQGKTTVTAALARLHRNAGRKVVVFKTGPDFLDPMILEIASGEPVNALDLWMVGENRSRALLHDAAKRADLILIEGVMGLFDGKPSGADLARLFGVPVLAVIDGSAMAQTFAAIAHGLATFQDDMPFSGVLANRLGSDRHAEILRDSLPESIRWYGGIKRSKDVELPSRHLGLLQSNEISDLDKRLNTAAQMISTTGASELPPAICFEANPLPTDTTKNSDDLPRQLSPALAGVRIGIAKDEAFSFIYPANITLLRQLGAQVVFFSPLEDQALPDVDSVYLPGGYPELFTQKLAANDAMKQAIKAHVAANKPLIAECGGMIYLAQSLTDLNGNVEPMLGLLKGKVTMQPRLTALAMQSVALPEGTLRGHTYHHSSFETDEIADYQGLCPNYARTSEAVYRKGNLYASYIHHYFPSAVDACIALFKPE; encoded by the coding sequence GTGAGCGATCAATTGCTTCAGTCGTCATCTTCTAACAATGCTATTTTATGTCCAGCGCTATTTATTTGTGCACCGGCATCTGGCCAAGGAAAAACCACAGTCACGGCGGCATTAGCGCGATTGCATCGTAACGCTGGGCGTAAAGTCGTGGTTTTTAAAACGGGGCCTGATTTTCTTGACCCTATGATTTTAGAAATTGCCTCAGGTGAACCCGTTAATGCACTCGATTTATGGATGGTAGGTGAGAACCGAAGCCGTGCTTTATTGCATGATGCAGCAAAGCGTGCCGATTTAATATTAATTGAAGGCGTCATGGGCTTGTTTGATGGTAAGCCTTCAGGAGCAGACTTAGCTCGCTTGTTTGGTGTGCCTGTATTGGCTGTTATCGATGGTTCGGCAATGGCGCAAACCTTTGCCGCTATTGCTCACGGCTTAGCGACATTTCAAGATGATATGCCGTTTTCCGGTGTGTTAGCGAACCGTCTTGGTAGCGATCGTCACGCAGAGATTCTGCGTGACAGCTTACCTGAGTCTATTCGCTGGTATGGTGGCATTAAGCGCTCGAAAGATGTTGAACTTCCGAGTAGACACTTAGGCTTACTGCAAAGTAATGAAATTAGTGATCTTGATAAGCGCCTAAATACAGCGGCACAAATGATCTCAACAACAGGGGCAAGTGAGTTGCCACCTGCGATATGCTTTGAAGCAAACCCACTGCCGACAGACACCACTAAAAATAGTGATGATTTGCCAAGGCAGTTAAGTCCTGCTTTGGCTGGTGTTCGTATTGGTATCGCAAAAGATGAAGCATTTTCGTTTATCTACCCAGCAAATATCACATTGTTAAGGCAGTTGGGTGCACAAGTGGTGTTCTTTTCACCATTGGAGGATCAGGCTTTACCCGATGTAGATAGTGTTTACCTACCCGGGGGCTACCCCGAGTTATTTACACAAAAACTTGCTGCTAATGATGCAATGAAACAAGCCATTAAAGCACATGTAGCTGCAAATAAACCTCTTATTGCTGAGTGTGGTGGCATGATCTATCTTGCACAGTCTCTCACTGACCTTAACGGCAATGTTGAACCCATGCTGGGTCTTCTTAAAGGAAAGGTAACAATGCAGCCACGCTTAACCGCTCTGGCTATGCAAAGCGTTGCACTGCCAGAAGGTACACTGCGCGGGCATACTTACCACCATTCATCTTTTGAAACAGACGAAATAGCAGATTACCAAGGCTTGTGTCCTAATTACGCTCGTACTTCTGAAGCCGTGTATAGAAAAGGAAATCTATACGCTAGTTACATTCATCACTATTTCCCGTCAGCAGTGGATGCTTGTATTGCTCTTTTTAAGCCTGAATGA
- a CDS encoding CobD/CbiB family cobalamin biosynthesis protein, with product MISTSILLSVLIDWLVGEPKRWHLLVGFGWVAQKVESVLNLQKVNSQKLRSFAVNSNELLEEPSTELLVDAPVARSSAIKLRLLGALAVALVCLPLPLILYFCLSSERGAFGIYTLLNVLLLYLSIGHRSLWDHIQPIADALFRQDDASARHHTAMIVSRDPEALNIEVSAIESVLENGSDAVFGAIFWFVIAGGSGAIFYRLVNTLDAMWGYRTEQYCHFGYAAAKIDDLLNYIPARCTALSYALLSNTKNALMCWSNQAAAHASPNGGPVIAAGAGGLGVLLGGPTRYHGVWHDKPLLGTGAVPKAIDIQRAMRLVSHSLILWICLIGSAEFLWFVFINIGGNL from the coding sequence ATGATCAGCACCTCCATCTTACTCAGTGTGTTAATCGATTGGTTGGTAGGGGAGCCTAAACGCTGGCATCTGCTCGTGGGTTTTGGTTGGGTCGCGCAAAAAGTGGAAAGCGTACTTAACTTACAAAAAGTTAACTCACAAAAGCTTCGCTCGTTTGCAGTAAACTCAAATGAGCTTTTAGAAGAGCCTTCAACTGAGCTGTTAGTAGATGCACCGGTAGCGAGATCATCTGCAATAAAGCTTAGATTATTAGGCGCGTTAGCTGTTGCTCTTGTGTGTTTGCCTCTTCCGCTTATTTTGTATTTTTGCTTATCTAGTGAGAGGGGGGCATTCGGCATATACACTCTGTTAAACGTGCTCCTTTTATATCTTTCAATAGGGCATCGTAGTTTATGGGATCACATTCAACCCATTGCAGACGCTCTATTTCGTCAAGACGATGCCAGTGCCCGCCACCACACAGCAATGATAGTGAGCCGTGACCCTGAAGCACTTAATATTGAAGTGTCTGCAATTGAATCAGTTCTGGAAAATGGCAGCGATGCAGTTTTTGGTGCCATTTTTTGGTTTGTAATTGCCGGTGGTTCAGGTGCTATATTTTATCGCTTAGTGAACACCTTGGATGCAATGTGGGGCTATCGTACGGAACAGTATTGCCATTTTGGCTATGCTGCTGCAAAGATAGATGATCTGCTTAATTATATACCTGCACGCTGTACGGCGTTGAGTTATGCGCTTTTATCTAACACTAAGAATGCGCTGATGTGCTGGAGTAACCAGGCCGCCGCGCATGCTAGTCCTAATGGCGGACCAGTCATTGCAGCTGGGGCCGGTGGCTTAGGAGTATTGCTGGGCGGTCCTACACGTTACCACGGTGTTTGGCATGATAAACCATTGCTGGGTACTGGGGCAGTTCCCAAAGCAATAGATATCCAACGTGCTATGCGATTAGTTTCACATAGCTTAATACTGTGGATTTGTTTGATTGGTAGTGCCGAGTTTTTATGGTTTGTCTTCATTAATATTGGGGGCAATTTATGA
- the cobD gene encoding threonine-phosphate decarboxylase CobD: MSAITSKPFHGGRLHHAAQQFGIPIESWIDLSTGINPHSYPLPTVPQEVWQKLPDADDNLLSIAATYYRSAHLLAVAGSQVAIEALPKLRSHSRVGILSPAYAEYAYQWKRQGHDVQELSIEELDAQIANLDVVVVIRPNNPTAELLSQAQLKHWLDILQQINGWLVIDEAFIDAMPNSDKLSMITQDPASGLVVLRSVGKFFGLAGIRLGFVWAEPALLSRLAQQLTTWSVSSVARWAGAVSLQDDNWQLLMRQRLVQDSQQLCAMLAKYDFEFVSTPLFCTVQLPIVHRKTGFSVYQYFAERGILIRNFEHLQAFRLGLPKDAMAWRLLEKALSELKT, from the coding sequence ATGAGTGCAATTACTAGTAAGCCATTTCATGGCGGACGTTTACACCATGCTGCCCAGCAGTTCGGTATTCCTATTGAGAGCTGGATTGATCTTTCTACTGGTATTAACCCACACAGCTATCCGCTACCAACAGTCCCTCAAGAGGTGTGGCAAAAATTGCCCGATGCAGATGATAATCTTTTGAGCATAGCAGCTACCTATTATAGATCAGCACACCTGCTTGCTGTCGCTGGCAGCCAGGTTGCGATTGAGGCTCTGCCAAAGTTGAGGTCTCACTCACGTGTGGGAATCTTGTCACCTGCGTATGCTGAATATGCTTACCAATGGAAACGCCAAGGGCATGATGTTCAAGAGCTTAGTATTGAAGAGCTGGATGCTCAGATTGCTAACTTGGATGTAGTGGTTGTCATTCGACCGAATAATCCAACTGCAGAGTTATTATCGCAAGCTCAGCTAAAACACTGGTTAGACATACTTCAGCAAATAAACGGTTGGTTGGTTATCGATGAAGCATTCATTGATGCGATGCCTAACAGTGATAAGTTATCAATGATTACTCAAGACCCCGCATCTGGGTTGGTTGTATTGCGCTCAGTTGGTAAATTTTTTGGCTTAGCCGGTATTCGATTGGGGTTTGTTTGGGCTGAGCCTGCTTTGTTATCTCGGTTAGCACAGCAGCTAACAACTTGGTCTGTATCTAGTGTGGCTCGTTGGGCGGGAGCCGTTTCGTTGCAAGATGATAATTGGCAGTTATTGATGCGACAGCGTTTAGTACAAGACAGCCAACAACTCTGTGCGATGTTAGCTAAGTATGACTTTGAATTTGTATCAACACCTCTCTTTTGTACAGTACAGCTGCCTATTGTTCACAGGAAAACTGGTTTTAGTGTTTATCAGTACTTCGCGGAGCGCGGCATTCTTATTCGTAATTTTGAACATTTACAGGCATTTCGTTTAGGTCTCCCTAAAGATGCTATGGCATGGCGACTGCTTGAAAAGGCGCTAAGTGAGTTAAAGACATGA